A window of the Scylla paramamosain isolate STU-SP2022 chromosome 34, ASM3559412v1, whole genome shotgun sequence genome harbors these coding sequences:
- the LOC135089907 gene encoding uncharacterized protein LOC135089907 — protein MEETRLRDEERRREAEESRRQEDNARFEALISMLAAQWQTPQVPPEDDGEDPENPTRRQPQQPRTLSTQKPAAQIPTPLKPDATYQLFREWKRRWQDYATMVDLSSLTQEKQLIQLRMCLTLETQRVLEHTLQIPPTTDKTVDEVVDALELHIKGLWNEALRRRELFSCRQMEGETFADFYVRLRRRAEEIDICPGKSSVCEETQLKSVILMGVRDDELIQRLISLDDKCSLQEMVTACRSYEAARCATSDIRAQPTQVRALTQHQKSKTQKNLDKQPPQQSTAKTAELCQCCARYHETGACPAAQVTCRNCGHQGHFASTVKCPASKAQCHLCSRIGHFDSCCKKVSRQNHKRGSTDGAPTPSQQKSKQLSCRRVISPSPAVPQHVSVLVTHGGKSSHLRMMPDTGADITMIGPQHLRSLQIPLSQLQTPPETTTLTADGSEMAPALGMLTATLTLGEKSCLAEIRVHKDIQTPLLSRGHCQALAIISKDFPKPILEVKHAKKCVELPVSSNTPPSEAKAYFLKEFQDVLVDKAALESTPLKPMVGSPMRIHLKDGAVPFAIHTAWQIPLAFRGQVQEELESMVSQGIIQPAGDEPSEWCHPLVAVAKPKGGVRITTDLSKLNSQIARPAHPSLTPFATVRSVDATARYFSTMDALCGYWQIELAEEDRHLTTFITPHGRFQYCRGPMGFAATGDAYCLRGDAALQGIKNCVKVVDDILLYDADYTTHLSRIHQVLTRCREFGITLNREKFVVAAPQVDFCGFTLSMAGIAADPDICGRSTPSTPDEPKETVPVDTGS, from the exons ATGGAGGAGACTAGGCTCAGAGATGAGGAACGAcgaagagaagcagaggaaagcagaaggcaAGAGGATAATGCCAGGTTTGAGGCTCTGATCAGCATGCTTGCTGCTCAATGGCAAACCCCTCAAGTCCCCCCTGAGGACGACGGCGAGGACCCCGAGAACCCCACCCGCCGCCAGCCCCAACAGCCACGGACTCTTTCCACTCAGAAGCCTGCAGCTCAGATTCCAACGCCGCTGAAGCCCGACGCTACCTACCAACTGTTTCGTGAATGGAAGCGACGCTGGCAGGACTATGCAACAATGGTGGACCTGTCCAGCTTAACACAGGAGAAGCAGCTCATCCAGCTGCGTATGTGTCTCACCCTTGAGACTCAACGTGTCTTAGAGCACACCTTACAAATTCCTCCCACCACAGATAAGACTGTCGATGAGGTGGTGGACGCTCTGGAGCTACACATCAAGGGTTTGTGGAACGAGGCATTACGCAGAAGAGAGCTCTTCAGCTGCAGACAGATGGAAGGTGAAACATTCGCCGACTTTTACGTAAGGTTGCGACGCCGCGCCGAGGAGATCGACATCTGTCCTGGGAAGTCATCGGTATGCGAGGAGACTCAGCTTAAATCGGTGATTCTTATGGGTGTCCGGGATGATGAGTTAATCCAGCGACTCATATCCTTGGACGACAAGTGCTCCCTACAGGAGATGGTCACGGCCTGCCGCTCCTACGAGGCAGCCAGATGCGCCACGTCTGACATCCGTGCCCAGCCTACACAGGTGAGAGCCTTAACCCAGCACCAGAAGAGTAAGACACAGAAGAATCTCGATAAGCAACCTCCGCAACAGTCGACAGCGAAGACAGCAGAACTGTGCCAGTGCTGTGCAAGGTACCATGAGACAGGGGCCTGCCCTGCAGCTCAGGTCACCTGTCGTAACTGTGGTCACCAAGGCCACTTCGCATCCACTGTCAAGTGCCCCGCCAGCAAAGCTCAGTGCCATCTCTGCTCCCGTATCGGCCACTTTGATAGTTGTTGCAAGAAGGTATCCCGTCAGAACCACAAGCGGGGTAGTACTGATGGTGCTCCCACCCCTTCGCAACAAAAATCCAAGCAGCTCTCCTGCCGTCGCGTGATATCTCCCAGCCCGGCAGTACCTCAACACGTCAGTGTTCTCGTCACCCATGGTGGTAAGTCGTCGCACTTGCGGATGATGCCTGACACCGGCGCTGATATCACTATGATCGGCCCACAACACCTGAGGAGTCTTCAGATTCCTTTGAGCCAGCTACAGACCCCCCCAGAAACCACTACACTCACAGCTGACGGTTCTGAAATGGCTCCCGCCCTCGGAATGCTCACGGCCACTCTAACTCTAGGTGAGAAGTCGTGTTTAGCTGAAATCCGGGTACACAAGGATATCCAGACTCCACTTCTCTCCCGCGGCCACTGTCAAGCGTTGGCCATCATCTCCAAGGACTTCCCCAAGCCAATCTTGGAAGTAAAGCATGCCAAGAAGTGCGTGGAGCTCCCGGTCTCTAGCAACACACCACCTTCAGAAGCTAAGGCGTACTTTTTGAAGGAGTTCCAGGACGTTCTTGTGGACAAGGCAGCCTTAGAGTCCACACCACTCAAACCTATGGTGGGTTCACCTATGAGAATCCATCTCAAGGATGGTGCAGTGCCTTTTGCCATCCATACTGCCTGGCAGATCCCCCTGGCTTTCAGAGGTCAAGTTCAAGAAGAGCTCGAATCCATGGTATCTCAAGGGATCATTCAACCTGCAGGTGATGAACCCTCTGAGTGGTGTCACCCACTGGTCGCCGTGGCTAAACCTAAGGGAGGTGTAAGGATCACGACAGATCTGTCCAAACTCAACTCACAAATCGCCCGACCAGCTCATCCATCGCTTACACCCTTTGCCACTGTTCGTAGCGTGGATGCCACAGCCCGTTACTTCTCGACGATGGATGCTCTCTGCGGTTACTGGCAGATCGAGCTTGCTGAGGAAGACAGACACCTTACCACCTTCATAACACCACATGGTAGGTTCCAGTACTGCAGGGGACCGATGGGATTCGCAGCGACAGGTGATGCCTATTGCTTGCGAGGTGATGCAGCTCTACAAGGCATCAAGAATTGTGTGAAAGTGGTTGACGACATCTTACTGTATGATGCCGACTACACCACTCACTTGAGCCGCATCCACCAAGTTCTCACCAGATGTCGCGAATTTGGCATCACCCTCAACAGGGAAAAATTTGTAGTCGCAGCACCCCAGGTAGATTTCTGCGGATTCACACTATCAATGGCTGGCATTGCTGCTGACCCAG ATATCTGCGGCCGCTCAACCCCTTCGACCCCTGATGAGCCCAAAGAGACAGTTCCTGTGGACACCGGATCATGA